A genomic window from Agreia sp. COWG includes:
- a CDS encoding beta-galactosidase has product MSETAVATLIDGDVSAFTYGCDYNPEQWSAETWLEDARLMTDAGVTLVALNIFGWAQLEPVRGHYDFSALDAVIEILHEHGIGINLGTATASPPPWFSSDYPESLPMMADGTRRAFGGRQAFCPSSPAYREHALALVEKVAERYGAHPAVRLWHVSNEIGCHNAHCYCDTSAAAFREWLRARYESVDAVNDAWGTSFWSQRYASWEHIQTPRLTVSTGNPGQALDFMRFSSDELLAHFRAEKAVLQRHSAAPVTTNFMVTAHIRNQDYWSWAPHMDVIANDHYLDHRLGDARSELSFAADATRGLAGGRPWMLMEQATSAVNWQPLNLAKAPGQMIRNTLSHVARGADGISFFQWRASLAGSEKFHSAMLPHAGTDSSVWREVVELGRILEKLAEVTGSVVAAEVAMVFDWQAWWATDLDSHPSAEVRYLPQVHAVYNALLAAGVTVDIVAPGAPVDAYKLVIVPSLYSVTDAAARVLADYVAAGGHAVVTFFSGVVDEHDRVRPGGYPGAFRELLGVTSEEFVPVPRSAVLSLSDGQNAGLWSERLRLDGAEAVSTFTNGPVPGVPAVTRNTSGDGVAWYLATALDEPSLRATLVRAAAEAGVEVPVERDAGVEIVRRVGASGSWVFIINHTDAAFEYQTQGTEIITGAELGIRASATNEISKDGTLDVPAGGVRVVRESRTKK; this is encoded by the coding sequence GTGAGCGAGACCGCTGTAGCCACCCTGATCGATGGGGACGTCTCCGCATTCACCTATGGCTGCGACTACAACCCCGAGCAGTGGTCCGCTGAGACCTGGCTCGAGGATGCCCGCCTCATGACCGACGCCGGGGTCACCCTGGTCGCGCTCAACATCTTCGGTTGGGCGCAACTCGAGCCGGTTCGAGGCCACTACGACTTCTCAGCCCTCGACGCCGTGATCGAGATTCTGCACGAGCACGGCATCGGCATCAACCTCGGCACGGCCACGGCCAGCCCGCCGCCGTGGTTCAGCTCCGACTATCCCGAGTCCCTGCCGATGATGGCGGACGGTACGCGTCGCGCGTTCGGCGGACGCCAGGCGTTCTGCCCGAGCTCGCCCGCGTATCGCGAGCACGCGCTCGCCCTCGTCGAGAAGGTCGCAGAGCGCTACGGAGCGCATCCGGCCGTTCGTCTCTGGCACGTCTCGAACGAGATCGGCTGCCACAACGCGCACTGCTACTGCGACACGTCGGCCGCGGCGTTCCGCGAGTGGCTGAGGGCTCGCTACGAGAGCGTCGACGCCGTGAACGACGCCTGGGGAACCTCCTTCTGGAGCCAGCGCTACGCGTCGTGGGAGCACATCCAGACGCCCCGGCTCACCGTGTCTACCGGCAACCCCGGTCAGGCGCTCGACTTCATGCGCTTCAGCTCCGATGAGCTGCTCGCTCACTTCAGGGCCGAGAAGGCGGTCTTGCAGAGGCACAGCGCGGCTCCCGTCACCACGAACTTCATGGTCACAGCGCACATCCGCAACCAGGACTACTGGTCCTGGGCGCCGCACATGGACGTGATCGCCAACGACCACTACCTCGATCACCGGTTGGGCGATGCGAGAAGCGAACTCTCGTTCGCGGCGGATGCGACGCGCGGCCTGGCCGGCGGACGCCCCTGGATGCTCATGGAGCAGGCGACATCGGCCGTGAACTGGCAGCCGCTCAACCTCGCCAAGGCGCCGGGACAGATGATCCGCAACACCCTCAGCCACGTGGCCAGGGGCGCCGACGGCATCAGCTTCTTCCAGTGGCGTGCGTCGCTGGCGGGCAGCGAGAAGTTCCACTCCGCGATGCTGCCGCACGCGGGAACTGACTCGAGCGTGTGGCGGGAGGTCGTGGAGTTGGGGCGCATTCTCGAGAAGCTCGCCGAGGTGACGGGCAGCGTGGTCGCGGCCGAGGTGGCCATGGTCTTCGACTGGCAGGCCTGGTGGGCCACCGACCTCGATTCGCACCCGTCAGCCGAGGTACGTTACCTGCCCCAGGTTCACGCCGTCTACAACGCGCTCCTCGCCGCGGGCGTCACCGTCGACATCGTGGCGCCGGGTGCCCCCGTCGATGCCTACAAGCTGGTGATCGTTCCGAGCCTCTACAGCGTCACGGATGCCGCGGCCCGGGTTCTGGCCGACTACGTGGCGGCCGGGGGGCACGCCGTCGTGACCTTCTTCAGCGGCGTCGTCGACGAGCACGACCGGGTGCGCCCGGGCGGCTACCCGGGCGCGTTCCGCGAGCTCCTCGGCGTCACGAGCGAGGAATTCGTTCCCGTTCCCCGATCGGCCGTGCTCTCCCTCAGCGACGGTCAGAACGCGGGCCTGTGGTCGGAGCGATTGCGGCTCGACGGAGCAGAGGCGGTCTCGACCTTCACGAACGGACCCGTTCCGGGTGTCCCTGCGGTCACCCGCAACACGTCGGGCGACGGCGTCGCCTGGTACCTCGCCACGGCCCTCGACGAGCCCTCGCTCCGGGCGACGCTGGTGCGCGCGGCCGCGGAGGCGGGCGTCGAGGTGCCGGTGGAGCGGGATGCCGGGGTCGAGATCGTTCGTCGGGTCGGGGCATCCGGCAGCTGGGTCTTCATCATCAACCACACGGATGCCGCGTTCGAGTACCAGACGCAGGGCACTGAGATCATCACGGGGGCCGAGCTCGGCATCCGCGCGTCAGCTACGAACGAGATCTCGAAGGACGGCACGCTCGACGTTCCGGCCGGCGGGGTGCGCGTCGTGAGAGAGAGCAGGACAAAGAAGTGA
- a CDS encoding carbohydrate ABC transporter permease has product MTTTSAPRLKARRTPVKHKRAIAIFLAPFAVLFAAFYLLPIGWAIGQSLLVVERNGTFGKPVEVFGGLTQYILVFQNEAFWASVGRVALFGVVQVPVMLGFALILALLLDSPLVKGKKFFRLAFFVPYAVPGVIAAIMWGYLYSPNLSPFAAFTSGFDLLAPETVLWSIANVVTWVYVGYNMLIIYSALLALPTEIFEAARLDGANQLQIALSIKIPLVMPAIVLTAIFSIIGTLQLLAEPQVFRSFTSSVSSTFTPNIAVYTTSAVPNVSLAAAMSVVLAIATFVMSFVFLKFTQRKGDK; this is encoded by the coding sequence GTGACGACCACCTCTGCGCCGCGGCTGAAGGCCCGCCGCACGCCCGTCAAGCACAAGAGGGCGATTGCGATCTTCCTCGCGCCATTCGCCGTCTTGTTCGCGGCTTTCTACCTGCTGCCGATCGGTTGGGCGATAGGCCAGTCCCTGCTTGTCGTCGAGCGCAACGGCACGTTCGGCAAGCCGGTCGAGGTCTTCGGTGGCCTCACCCAATACATCCTGGTGTTCCAGAACGAGGCGTTCTGGGCATCCGTCGGACGGGTAGCGCTCTTCGGCGTGGTGCAGGTGCCGGTGATGCTCGGCTTCGCGCTGATCCTGGCGCTGCTTCTCGATTCGCCGCTCGTGAAGGGCAAGAAGTTCTTTCGGCTGGCATTCTTCGTGCCGTACGCGGTGCCGGGCGTGATCGCGGCCATCATGTGGGGCTACCTCTACTCGCCGAACCTCTCTCCCTTCGCCGCCTTCACCTCGGGTTTCGATCTGCTGGCACCCGAGACGGTGCTCTGGTCGATCGCGAATGTGGTCACCTGGGTCTACGTCGGCTACAACATGCTGATCATCTACTCGGCCCTGCTGGCGCTGCCGACAGAGATCTTCGAGGCGGCGAGGCTCGACGGCGCGAACCAGTTGCAGATAGCACTGTCTATCAAGATCCCGCTGGTGATGCCGGCCATCGTGCTCACCGCGATCTTCTCGATCATCGGAACGCTGCAGCTGCTCGCGGAGCCGCAGGTGTTCCGCAGCTTCACTTCGTCGGTGTCGAGCACGTTCACCCCGAACATCGCCGTCTACACGACATCTGCCGTGCCGAACGTGAGCCTCGCGGCAGCCATGAGCGTGGTGCTGGCGATCGCCACGTTCGTGATGTCGTTCGTCTTTTTGAAATTCACCCAGCGTAAGGGCGACAAGTGA
- a CDS encoding carbohydrate ABC transporter permease: protein MIVMGVSTLYFLVPIWWLFIGSTKSREQFSSTAGLWFADFNLFTNIADLVSYNDGVYLRWMLNSIVYASFGALLGTLFAAMCGYALAKYRFPGRELIFNTVLGGVLVPATALALPLFLIFSQFNATNTFWSVFLPSIVSPFGVYLARIFAAASVPDELLEAARLDGAGEVRTFFSVSRRLMTPALVTIFLFQFVAIWNNFFLPLIMLRDQTLFPVTLGLYTWNSQVNQIPEIRTFVIIGAFLSIIPLIIAFLSLQRFWRGGLGAGSVK, encoded by the coding sequence ATGATCGTCATGGGCGTCTCGACGCTCTACTTCCTGGTGCCGATCTGGTGGCTGTTCATCGGCTCGACCAAGTCGCGTGAGCAGTTCTCAAGCACGGCCGGGCTGTGGTTCGCAGACTTCAATCTGTTCACCAACATCGCCGACCTCGTCAGCTACAACGACGGCGTGTACCTGCGCTGGATGCTGAACAGCATCGTCTACGCGAGCTTCGGCGCGCTGCTGGGAACGCTGTTCGCGGCGATGTGCGGCTACGCTCTGGCCAAGTACCGTTTCCCCGGCCGAGAGCTGATCTTCAACACCGTGCTCGGCGGCGTTCTGGTGCCGGCCACCGCTCTGGCGCTGCCGCTGTTCCTGATCTTCAGCCAGTTCAACGCGACCAACACATTCTGGTCCGTCTTCCTTCCCAGCATCGTGAGCCCGTTCGGGGTCTACCTCGCCCGCATCTTCGCGGCGGCGAGCGTTCCCGACGAGCTGCTCGAGGCGGCGAGGCTCGACGGCGCAGGGGAGGTGCGCACATTCTTCTCGGTGTCGCGACGACTGATGACTCCCGCGCTGGTCACGATCTTCCTGTTCCAGTTCGTGGCCATCTGGAACAACTTCTTCCTGCCGCTCATCATGCTGCGCGACCAGACCCTGTTCCCTGTCACCCTCGGCCTCTACACCTGGAACTCGCAGGTCAACCAGATCCCCGAGATCCGCACCTTCGTCATCATCGGGGCGTTCCTGTCGATCATCCCGCTGATCATCGCCTTCCTCAGCCTCCAGCGCTTTTGGCGCGGGGGGTTGGGGGCCGGCAGCGTCAAGTAG
- a CDS encoding ABC transporter substrate-binding protein, translated as MHIKNSKRIVALGVLAAISLTGCAAGGSGGGSDSGSDAAACAPSDGKVELSYTSWIPGIDKVVDIWNKENPDIQVTVQTGPNGNGGTYKNFFNQLSAGNAPDLGQIEYDALPNFRVQDGLTNIASCANVSESKDDFIDWTWNQVTFGEDNAVYAIPQDTGPMALYYRKDLFEKAGIAVPTTWDEYAEAAKTIRSEGGYITNFPQNDVNWFAGLVWQADGKWFKNDADKWDVTLDGTESEKVADYWQGLISNDLVSKVPAWTDEWNNAYNTGSDWTWISAVWGANSISSGAPDTSGNWAVAPMPQWKAGEKKAGNWGGSSTAVLKGSKHPYEAAQFALWLNTSDEALTALNQEANLYPATKAGLKLPVLADGVPFYGNQKIYDTFAEAANETNADFTWGPTMTQTYSDVADGFGKVLGGSGTLTDALKTGQEKTIAALDAAAIPVKK; from the coding sequence ATGCACATCAAAAACAGCAAGCGCATTGTGGCGCTCGGTGTTCTCGCGGCTATCAGCCTCACGGGATGCGCCGCGGGCGGCAGCGGCGGAGGAAGCGACAGCGGCAGCGACGCCGCCGCGTGCGCCCCGAGCGACGGCAAGGTCGAGCTCAGCTACACGTCGTGGATCCCCGGAATCGATAAGGTCGTCGACATCTGGAACAAGGAGAACCCCGACATCCAGGTCACGGTGCAGACCGGCCCGAACGGCAACGGCGGCACCTATAAGAACTTCTTCAACCAGTTGAGCGCGGGCAACGCCCCCGACCTCGGCCAGATCGAGTACGACGCGCTGCCGAACTTCCGCGTGCAGGACGGCCTGACGAACATCGCCTCGTGCGCCAACGTCAGCGAGAGCAAGGACGACTTCATCGACTGGACCTGGAACCAGGTGACCTTCGGCGAAGACAACGCGGTCTACGCGATTCCGCAGGACACGGGCCCCATGGCCCTGTACTACCGCAAGGACCTGTTCGAGAAGGCCGGCATCGCCGTTCCCACCACCTGGGACGAGTACGCCGAGGCGGCGAAGACCATCCGTTCGGAGGGCGGCTACATCACCAACTTCCCGCAGAACGACGTGAACTGGTTCGCCGGTCTCGTCTGGCAGGCAGATGGCAAGTGGTTCAAGAACGACGCCGACAAGTGGGACGTGACCCTCGATGGCACCGAGTCCGAGAAGGTCGCCGACTACTGGCAGGGCCTGATCTCGAACGACCTCGTCTCCAAGGTTCCGGCCTGGACCGACGAGTGGAACAACGCCTACAACACCGGCAGCGACTGGACCTGGATCTCGGCCGTCTGGGGAGCCAACTCGATCTCGAGCGGCGCACCCGACACATCCGGGAACTGGGCCGTCGCGCCCATGCCGCAGTGGAAGGCGGGCGAGAAGAAGGCAGGCAACTGGGGCGGTTCATCGACGGCCGTGCTCAAGGGGTCGAAGCACCCGTATGAGGCGGCGCAGTTCGCGCTGTGGCTGAACACCAGCGACGAGGCCCTCACGGCCCTCAACCAGGAAGCCAACCTCTACCCCGCCACGAAGGCGGGGCTGAAACTTCCGGTACTCGCCGACGGCGTGCCGTTCTACGGCAACCAGAAGATCTACGACACCTTCGCCGAAGCCGCCAACGAGACGAACGCCGACTTCACCTGGGGACCGACGATGACGCAGACCTACAGCGACGTCGCCGATGGCTTCGGAAAGGTGCTGGGCGGGTCGGGAACGCTGACCGATGCCTTGAAGACGGGTCAGGAGAAGACCATCGCCGCACTGGACGCGGCGGCGATTCCCGTCAAGAAGTGA